In one Natrarchaeobius halalkaliphilus genomic region, the following are encoded:
- the hisH gene encoding imidazole glycerol phosphate synthase subunit HisH: MSTVTSDTENARAAVVVVDYGLGNLRSVTRGLERAGADVEITADPDAFAAADGVVLPGVGAFREGVENADPIRDELLAVTETDTPLFGICLGMQMLLTTSEEGETDGESAVQGLGLVPGTNVRFAEGQKVPHMGWNELTVEREHPLVDGVDGKYAYFVHSYYAVPDEDGATVATTDYEREFPSIVANDDGTVFGTQFHPEKSGETGLRILQNFVDMCADA; the protein is encoded by the coding sequence ATGAGCACCGTCACCTCCGACACCGAGAACGCCCGCGCCGCCGTGGTCGTCGTCGACTACGGGCTCGGGAACTTGCGAAGCGTCACTCGCGGCCTGGAGCGTGCGGGTGCCGACGTCGAGATCACCGCCGATCCGGACGCGTTCGCTGCGGCCGACGGCGTCGTCCTCCCCGGCGTCGGCGCGTTCCGTGAGGGCGTCGAGAACGCCGATCCGATCCGGGACGAACTCCTCGCGGTGACCGAAACCGACACGCCGCTGTTCGGCATCTGTCTGGGGATGCAGATGCTTCTGACGACCAGCGAGGAGGGCGAAACCGACGGTGAATCGGCCGTTCAGGGGCTCGGTCTCGTTCCGGGAACCAACGTTCGCTTCGCCGAGGGCCAGAAGGTCCCGCACATGGGCTGGAACGAGCTGACGGTCGAGCGCGAGCATCCGCTCGTCGACGGCGTCGACGGGAAGTACGCCTATTTCGTCCACTCCTATTACGCGGTTCCCGACGAGGACGGTGCGACGGTCGCGACGACGGACTACGAACGCGAGTTCCCATCGATCGTTGCGAACGACGACGGAACCGTCTTTGGAACCCAGTTTCACCCCGAAAAGAGCGGCGAAACGGGACTGCGGATCCTGCAAAACTTCGTCGATATGTGCGCGGACGCCTGA